From one Anaerolineae bacterium genomic stretch:
- a CDS encoding methyltransferase domain-containing protein — MHDYLIEMLVCPTCHGGLVWEVSERQGNTFVSGTAECSDCGTRYPVQEGIGVFLTPDLPRQDLWEEVESRLSTYLREHPDLERQLLETPLKELAPADQFFRSMILDERGEFAKAREAADTARAGLYTREYLECSERQIEFALQLLAADTAPVVDLASGMGHFVEHMARRLNRPIVATDFSPRVLRRDRRRFSFLGLEDRISLLALDARRTPFRHGAVHTMTTYQGLLNIREPGELLRELRRVVSGTLVALTFFFPEEDAANGALIQELGLTQMAYREPALRQFREAGWTVQVAASWKGLARPTPQSVLLEGAGIDALPAAETTLEWCVLEAH, encoded by the coding sequence ATGCACGATTACCTGATCGAAATGCTGGTCTGCCCGACATGTCACGGCGGGCTGGTATGGGAAGTCTCGGAACGCCAGGGGAATACCTTTGTAAGCGGCACGGCGGAGTGCTCGGATTGCGGCACCAGGTACCCTGTGCAGGAGGGCATCGGGGTGTTCCTGACGCCGGACCTGCCGCGCCAGGATCTATGGGAGGAGGTGGAAAGCCGGCTTTCCACCTACCTGCGCGAGCATCCGGATCTCGAGCGCCAACTGCTGGAAACCCCGCTGAAAGAGCTTGCGCCGGCGGACCAGTTCTTCCGCTCCATGATCCTCGATGAGCGGGGCGAGTTCGCCAAGGCCCGGGAGGCCGCCGATACGGCCAGGGCCGGCCTGTACACCAGGGAGTACCTGGAATGTTCCGAGCGCCAGATCGAGTTTGCCCTCCAGCTCCTTGCCGCAGATACCGCGCCGGTGGTGGACCTGGCCTCGGGCATGGGGCACTTCGTGGAGCACATGGCGCGCCGGCTGAACCGCCCCATTGTCGCCACCGACTTCAGCCCGCGCGTCCTACGCCGCGACCGCCGGCGCTTCTCCTTCCTCGGTCTGGAGGACCGCATCAGCCTCCTCGCCTTGGATGCCCGCCGCACTCCTTTCCGCCACGGCGCAGTCCATACCATGACCACCTACCAGGGCCTCCTGAACATCCGGGAGCCAGGAGAGCTCCTGCGGGAGCTCCGGCGGGTTGTCTCCGGCACCCTGGTGGCGCTGACTTTCTTTTTCCCGGAAGAGGACGCGGCGAACGGGGCACTCATCCAGGAGCTTGGGCTGACGCAGATGGCCTATCGGGAGCCGGCGCTCCGGCAGTTCCGGGAGGCCGGCTGGACGGTGCAGGTGGCGGCATCCTGGAAAGGACTTGCGCGCCCGACACCCCAATCGGTCCTGCTGGAAGGGGCCGGCATTGATGCCCTGCCGGCGGCGGAGACCACGCTGGAATGGTGCGTGCTGGAGGCACACTGA
- a CDS encoding alpha/beta fold hydrolase, whose translation MASLTILILAGFAVLTLLVPAFLAARKLIRRPAPDRPADPTALGLPHEEVSFQTEDGLTLRGWFIPAPAPARGTIIFCHGHSGSMDGDLGYVPAFHQHGYNVLMFDFRGHGRSDGARVSMGYHERKDVLAAIRFLEGRGIHEVGLLGFSMGGATAIASAPLSPAVKAVVTDSAFATLDTTVAGGLRAQGIPEPIPRLVGKLAVKVADLFLACRLEDAYPIRWVGQVAPRGLFIIHGEDDIYVPASDARRLYELAGEPKEFWLVPGAGHREIDRTAPEEYLPRILAFFDRFFPDKGGDAA comes from the coding sequence ATGGCATCGCTGACAATTCTCATCCTCGCTGGCTTTGCAGTCCTTACTCTGCTGGTGCCGGCCTTCCTGGCGGCGCGCAAGCTCATCCGCCGGCCGGCGCCCGACCGGCCGGCCGACCCCACCGCGCTGGGCCTGCCCCACGAGGAGGTGAGCTTCCAGACCGAGGACGGCCTGACCCTGCGCGGCTGGTTCATCCCCGCGCCGGCGCCGGCACGTGGCACCATCATCTTCTGCCATGGCCACAGCGGGAGCATGGACGGGGACCTGGGCTACGTGCCGGCGTTCCACCAGCACGGCTACAACGTCCTGATGTTCGATTTCCGCGGCCACGGCCGCAGTGACGGAGCGCGCGTCTCCATGGGGTACCATGAGCGCAAAGATGTGCTCGCCGCCATCCGCTTCCTGGAAGGCCGGGGCATCCACGAAGTGGGCCTGTTGGGCTTCTCCATGGGCGGCGCGACCGCCATCGCCTCCGCGCCGTTGTCGCCGGCGGTCAAGGCCGTGGTGACCGACAGCGCCTTCGCCACGCTGGATACCACCGTCGCCGGTGGACTGCGCGCTCAGGGCATCCCGGAGCCGATCCCCCGCCTGGTGGGTAAGCTGGCGGTGAAGGTCGCCGACCTGTTTCTGGCCTGCCGGCTGGAAGATGCGTATCCCATCCGCTGGGTGGGCCAGGTAGCGCCGCGCGGCCTGTTCATCATCCACGGCGAGGACGATATCTATGTGCCGGCGTCGGATGCCCGCCGGCTGTACGAGCTGGCCGGCGAACCCAAAGAGTTCTGGCTCGTGCCGGGCGCCGGCCATCGGGAGATTGATCGGACTGCTCCAGAGGAATACCTGCCGAGGATCCTGGCCTTCTTCGACCGCTTTTTCCCAGATAAGGGAGGAGATGCCGCATGA